In Jaculus jaculus isolate mJacJac1 chromosome 4, mJacJac1.mat.Y.cur, whole genome shotgun sequence, a single genomic region encodes these proteins:
- the Chrna1 gene encoding acetylcholine receptor subunit alpha, translating into MEQRPLLLLLGLCSAGLVLGSEHETRLVAKLFKDYSSVVRPVEDHRQAVEVTVGLQLIQLINVDEVNQIVTTNVRLKQQWVDYNLKWNPDDYGGVKKIHIPSEKIWRPDLVLYNNADGDFAIVKFTKVLLDYTGHITWTPPAIFKSYCEIIVTHFPFDEQNCSMKLGTWTYDGSVVAINPESDQPDLSNFMESGEWVIKESRGWKHWVFYSCCPTTPYLDITYHFVMQRLPLYFIVNVIIPCLLFSFLTSLVFYLPTDSGEKMTLSISVLLSLTVFLLVIVELIPSTSSAVPLIGKYMLFTMVFVIASIIITVIVINTHHRSPSTHIMPEWVRKVFIDTIPNIMFFSTMKRPSRDKQERKIFTEDIDISDISGKPGPPPMGFHSPLIKHPEVKSAIEGVKYIAETMKSDQESNNASEEWKYVAMVMDHILLGVFMLVCLIGTLAVFAGRLIELHQQG; encoded by the exons CTGGCCTTGTCCTCGGCTCTGAACATGAGACTCGTCTGGTGGCAAAGCTATTTAAAGACTACAGCAGTGTGGTCCGCCCAGTGGAGGACCACCGCCAGGCAGTGGAGGTCACTGTGGGCCTACAGCTGATTCAGCTCATCAATGTG gATGAAGTGAATCAGATTGTGACAACCAATGTTCGTCTGAAACAG CAATGGGTGGATTACAACCTAAAATGGAATCCAGATGACTACGGCGGTGTGAAAAAAATCCACATTCCCTCGGAAAAGATCTGGCGGCCAGACCTCGTTCTCTACAACAA TGCAGATGGAGACTTTGCCATTGTCAAGTTCACCAAAGTGCTCCTGGACTACACGGGCCACATCACGTGGACACCTCCAGCCATCTTTAAAAGCTACTGTGAGATCATCGTCACGCACTTTCCCTTTGATGAGCAGAACTGCAGCATGAAGCTGGGCACCTGGACCTACGACGGCTCTGTGGTGGCCATCAACCCG GAAAGTGACCAGCCAGACCTGAGCAACTTCATGGAGAGTGGGGAGTGGGTGATCAAGGAGTCCCGGGGCTGGAAGCACTGGGTGTTCTACTCCTGCTGCCCCACCACCCCCTACCTGGACATCACCTACCACTTCGTCATGCAGCGCCTGCCCCTCTACTTCATCGTCAACGTCATCATCCCCTGcctgctcttctccttcctaaCGAGCCTGGTGTTCTACCTGCCCACAGACTCAG gAGAGAAGATGACACTGAGCATCTCTGTCTTACTGTCCTTGACTGTGTTCCTTCTGGTCATCGTGGAGCTTATCCCCTCCACCTCCAGTGCTGTGCCCTTGATCGGGAAATACATGCTGTTCACCATGGTGTTTGTCATTGCGTCCATCATCATCACCGTCATCGTCATCAACACGCACCACCGctctcccagcacccacattatgCCTGAGTGGGTGCGGAAG GTTTTTATCGACACGATCccaaatatcatgtttttctccaCGATGAAAAGACCATCCAGAGATAAGCAGGAGAGGAAGATTTTTACAGAAGATATCGATATTTCTGACATTTCTGGAAAACCAGGGCCTCCCCCAATGGGCTTCCATTCTCCCCTGATCAAACACCCAGAGGTGAAAAGTGCCATTGAAGGTGTCAAATACATTGCAGAGACCATGAAGTCAGACCAGGAGTCCAATAAT GCATCTGAAGAGTGGAAGTATGTTGCGATGGTGATGGATCACATTCTTCTGGGTGTCTTCATGCTGGTCTGTCTCATCGGGACCCTGGCTGTGTTTGCAGGCCGGCTCATCGAGTTACATCAGCAAGGATGA